A stretch of DNA from Maridesulfovibrio sp.:
ATCGCCTTTATCATTTTCATTGCCATAGTGTGTCTCCTTTTTCTCTTTCCTGGTAACAGGGAAGGTTGCCCGGACTTGCGGCCGGGATATCCGTTTCTCTGGCTGGCTTCTGTTTTGGAACACGGCTCCCTTGTAATTGAAGCTGTTTCAGGTGGATAAGCCGAAAAGGTTAAGCCGGTTCCAGGTTGAGGAGTTTTAGTCGGCGATACCGTATTTTACGACCATTGCTTCCAGTTCATCCATGGTCAGGGGGCTGGGGATAACGAAGTTGTCGTTGTTGATGATTTTCTGGGCAAGTACACTGTATTCGTTGGCCTGATTTTCAGTCGGATCGTATTCGCAGACGGTTTTTTTGTTGAACTCCGCCTTCTGCACGATGTTGTCCCTCGGTACGAAATGGATCATCTGGGTGCCGATGGCCGAAGTGAATTCTTCGAGGAATTCACGTTCCTGGTCTACGTTTCTGCTGTTGCAGATGATGCCGCCGAGACGGACGCCGCTCTGCTTGGCATATTTGACAAGACCTTTACATATGTTGTTGGCCGCGTAGATGGCCATCATTTCACCCGAGGCAACGATGTAGACTTCCTGCGCCTTGCCGTCGCGGATAGGCATGGCGAAGCCGCCGCAGACAACGTCACCGAGAACATCGAAGAATACGAAGTCCAGGTCTTCGGTATAGGCTCCGTTGTTTTCCATCAGGTCGATAGCGGTGATGACGCCACGTCCGGCACAGCCTACGCCGGGTTCAGGTCCGCCGGACTCAACGCACTGGATGCCCTTGTAGCCGACCCTGATGACCTTATCCTTGGTGACCTTTTCCGCGCCCTGGTCGCGCAGTACGTCCATGAGGGTTTCCTGCGGTTTGCCCCCGAGAATCAGTCTGGTGGAGTCGGCTTTGGGGTCGCAGCCGTGGA
This window harbors:
- the nifH gene encoding nitrogenase iron protein; this encodes MTRKIAIYGKGGIGKSTTTQNTAAAMANFHDKKIFIHGCDPKADSTRLILGGKPQETLMDVLRDQGAEKVTKDKVIRVGYKGIQCVESGGPEPGVGCAGRGVITAIDLMENNGAYTEDLDFVFFDVLGDVVCGGFAMPIRDGKAQEVYIVASGEMMAIYAANNICKGLVKYAKQSGVRLGGIICNSRNVDQEREFLEEFTSAIGTQMIHFVPRDNIVQKAEFNKKTVCEYDPTENQANEYSVLAQKIINNDNFVIPSPLTMDELEAMVVKYGIAD